Sequence from the Nerophis ophidion isolate RoL-2023_Sa unplaced genomic scaffold, RoL_Noph_v1.0 HiC_scaffold_30, whole genome shotgun sequence genome:
CCAAAACTGtttacaaaggctcttaatttggcagctgacatatgcagtaacatattgtgtcatttctaattgtattattttgtcaaaacaattattattaatgtacttgtttatttactgttaatatctggttactttatttgagaacaTAGTACTGGGAATGATGtaataatagggacggcgtggcacagtgggagagtggccgtgcgcaactcgagggtccctggttcaatccccacctagtactaacctcgtcacgtccattgtgtcctgagcaagacacttcacccttgctcctgatgggtgctggttagcaccttgcatggcagctccttccatcagtgtgtgaatgtgtgtgtgaatgggtaaatgtggaagtagtgtcaaagcgctttgagtaccttgaaggtagaaaagcgctatacaagtacaacccatttatagaggtgtaacagtacacaaaaatttcggttcggtacgtacctcggttcagaggtcacggttcggttcattttcggtacagtaagaaaaaaacaaaatatacattttttaattatttaacacatttgctaaatcttccaccaaaaatatttttcttagtggaatatttgatgtgaagtattggGAAACTTGGATATAATTCATAATAAaatagattttgattcaatattatgttttaagcaatgacagtttgaaagaaaaaaaaacagcttagttttattagtcaacgttgcaactttttctaaattacatttagcctttaagctcttttatttcacttttgtttatgtttttgtttattttaatagtatttttagaatgtgctgtgggcctttaaaacattagctgtgtaccgcaaatggcctccagggcacacttttgacacccctgctatagataataaaaaattaaatctgattaatcaaaggataaaaatcagagcctggcgacgcatgcgcgtttatcataactctctcgctctctctggccctccctcacgaatgctgctgcgtgcaccactttttgttttgtttttaaccccttcttaaccctgaacgtacattgaaaatacacgcaaccataacttaaaatgccggacattcgaggcatttaagaaactccacctggacatctCCATAAAGAGGATATAtctcgtgaaaagaggaggtgtggtcagtctatcatatcccagtcgttgctagcatgccgtgtgttgttgtttttttgattgattgaaacttttattagtagattgcacagtacagtacatattctgtacaacacccgaataagtttttcaacttgtttaagtcggggtccacgtaaatcaattcatggtgcctcggtgtgcattatttacacaacgtgcggcgctacttatatgtccgtgtcggatcggttcacctccgaaccgaaacctccgtaccaaaacggttcaatacaaatacacgtaccgttgcacctctacccatttatcattatttatcatttaatattttactgcatatttcagcaactaaattaggagcctgtgtagtctGTTTTAAAATTGTTCTGTTAATATTTATATGTGAAATAATATATTACAAAATCCCTTTAAACTATGTTGTCTATCCATATGAAAAAGTTctgtccatgaattgattaacgtggaccccgacttaaacaagttgaaaaacgtattcgggtgttaccatttagtggtcaattgtacggaatatgtactgtactgtgcaatctactaataaaagtatcaattaatcaatcaatcaatcaacctgatttgtttttcttttcctgtgaataatgttgtaagagCAGCGTTTttctgcgtcactgagatttcaagacagttcatacgatgacttgtttttcctaagtgcatgtaaaagtactgaacgcattgtgtgactgagcagagatgctgtgtttgtcttgcagacgtctgtgaagaacatcttcaccctcagcaacagaagtggagcttcaggatgcagacggaggagccacagccctcccacattaagaaggaagaggaataccttcAGAtctcccattttaaaaaggaagaggaaaacCCACTAATCCCCCAGTTTAAagaggaagcggtggatccacaGAGCCcacacattaaggaggaagaggaggacccactgacccctcacaataaagaggaagaggaagaacacagcatcaatcagcagggagagcatcttgaaggactggaggaggttgatgtcaccaagatgccagtgactggtgtccctgtgaagagtgaagatgatgaggtgaaaggtgaaagtgaggagaggggagggggggagcctccaagcagcagctcaacacaacacatgacaacagaagctgatggagaccactgtggaggatcacaagcagacaagctcttagctccactatcagatagtgaggacacaacgtcacactctcctgacactgatgatgaagactctaaagatgataagacatgtcacactgacaacactcacttcacatcttctctctctcacaaaacttttaaataccattgtagtctgaaaagacacatgagaacacacactggagaaaaacctttttcttgctcagtatGTGGTGAAGGTTTTGTTCGAAgtgaacatttgaaagtacacaagagaacacacactggtgaaaaaccttttgtctgttcaatatgtggtaaaggttttgcacacagTAACAATTTAAAAAGACATATGAGAAcagacacaggtgaaaaacctttttcctgttcaacctgtggtaaaggttttacacaaagtcaggatttgaaaaaacacatgagaacacacactggtgaaaaacctttttgttgtgtaacctgtggtaaaggttttacagaaagtcagaatttgaaaagacacatgagaacacacactggtgaaaaacttttttcctgttcaatctgtggtaaaggttttacaagaagtacaaatgtgaaaagacacatgagaacacacacttctgaaaaatcacattcctgttcaatctgcaacataaGCTTTTGTGAGCGATCAacccttgtaagacacatgagaagacacccaggtgagaaagtgttgagttgcagtgtgtgtggtgaaagattgtcttctaagtagcagtgtaagaaacacaagtgtgctggtgagaacagcagcagcaaatgaaactgcaggatttgaaataaactgtccagactttcattttgactttctaacaacatcagcacatataacatgtgtgacattgttgtttgtctaacaatctttttaatatgcttctacatttatagattagatattttgtattaatgctttttttcagtcaagtacatgcattaatatgcaacattgtgtacttttattaaaaaatggacggaacaatttgagtaaaaaggtgagagtaaacagtaaaagacatattttacatgcaataaacatgttgtgtgtatgtatacacacagacacacactcatatatgtatttatatatatatatatatatatatatatatatacatatatatatatatatatatatatatatatatatgtgtgtactgtatattcatcatacaattttagacctatttatatgaaatataaaagtattacatatttgtatttgtaattgttaataatcccatagattatcacctttatatgatatacatatgtactggttcacatctgaaacatcttctggaccacttcaggaagcatattattatttactttatacatcatttaaacagttgtcttttatacaattttaaaatgtgtgtctttttgaatcatttgttgggtctctataatctattttattcattatcgttattactcagtattatgatgattgtgttgtgattgttttatatgtatgtccccagacctttatgcaatatacaagtgagagaaaatggcagatttttattttgtgaaaggaCGGTTTTGTTTTCACAAACTTACATATGTGGATATATCAAAtgaatccagtattgtgttttaaatattttttatgttttttgtttttttttaacatcccaaaaacatcaatatcagtcaaagtttggagtgtcaggcaaaagccaatattgtacatcatcccacagagatttactttgcatacattcttaaaataaactgtttatctTGTTTTCcaatcacagaacgaacaagtgctgtcttcaattgcaaaaaaaacatcctaaatattattttaagtggtcacttccatctttttttttcttagattaactcttttgccttagaaagaatggaaacttttaagtatttttttgttccagggaaaataataataagaagaaatagaaaataattaaaaatgacgCAGTAACTAGAATATTTGGAATGAAAGCCCTTTtaaattttgtaatatttcttatttgcaggtcatacttaattaaatcttgaaatattaaaatatttttatcagtcaataagtgcatcagtgaccaaatgcctttttcaaaccattgctgttcaaagatggatttgtttctcattttaatataagaacaattccatagtggagtattgtgtgtgatgaagttgtgtttgtaaattagtttccagtacaacaacacttgctggtagggatgggtactgttcacttctaattccatgttttatgtgttatatatgtcaatatattgtgtgtttgtattttgccaacatggtagaatcacatgataggcaggttgtatcatgtttttctgtcaccttgaggaaatggcataaagaggaagatgacaatataatgtcacttggacaatgatgtacagaacagaggagatttagttcatttgtatttttggttttagactatttgtttttttgtgttttttttttgacaaaacctcTCCTTATCCAGCTACtgatttctggtagctgcttaaAAATAATGAATACGGAAGGCTTTACTTTGATAAGTGTATTGTTTTCCATTGATAAACACAATTGGGAACTGACGTTGCCAAGAATGGAACTCACGTCTTGTAGAATAAAAGGCCAATGCACCAACCTTTGTGCTATCAAAGTTTTGTTGACGTCACCAACAACAATCAGTAATCTAATGTTTATGAAATGGACATCAAGTTTGTTGTTTTGATTCAGTTTGTCATCCTTCTTTGATTCTAGTGGCATTTAAACAACTGTTTTTATTCTCTCTCCATATTCTCAACTGACCACAAGACTCAAAAGCCAACATTTTCGATGGAGCTTGGGCGGTTTATAACTTGTCGAATTTCCCGGCAAATCTGTACTGCTTCCTGAAGCGGTCACGGGGCTTCTTacgtcatcatttctggctcctcccctgaatgaaataggcctccatacacgcctggtggaaacaccccctccattagtccacacacgcctccaagcctccgcacCATCGGAAGCAGACCAAGGATCGCTGGCTGACAGTGAGAGTGTCTGAATCTTTTTAGGCGGTTGTGCATAAAGTGATTTGTGAGTGGATGGAGATGGAAGGAAATAGTGGGGGGTGTATGAagaaggtatggacatggataggactagaggggagagaggaaagaaggggagaggaggtcatgaaggaaaCTCCAGTGCTAAAAGAGTCCACAAAGATGATGAAAGAGTTGAAAGGTGGAAAAAGATTA
This genomic interval carries:
- the LOC133546480 gene encoding oocyte zinc finger protein XlCOF6.1-like, with product MQTEEPQPSHIKKEEEYLQISHFKKEEENPLIPQFKEEAVDPQSPHIKEEEEDPLTPHNKEEEEEHSINQQGEHLEGLEEVDVTKMPVTGVPVKSEDDEVKGESEERGGGEPPSSSSTQHMTTEADGDHCGGSQADKLLAPLSDSEDTTSHSPDTDDEDSKDDKTCHTDNTHFTSSLSHKTFKYHCSLKRHMRTHTGEKPFSCSVCGEGFVRSEHLKVHKRTHTGEKPFVCSICGKGFAHSNNLKRHMRTDTGEKPFSCSTCGKGFTQSQDLKKHMRTHTGEKPFCCVTCGKGFTESQNLKRHMRTHTGEKLFSCSICGKGFTRSTNVKRHMRTHTSEKSHSCSICNISFCERSTLVRHMRRHPGEKVLSCSVCGERLSSK